A window of the Miscanthus floridulus cultivar M001 chromosome 14, ASM1932011v1, whole genome shotgun sequence genome harbors these coding sequences:
- the LOC136503462 gene encoding UPF0481 protein At3g47200-like — protein sequence MARISDAISMVRAQLRGVDDDTYAPHYVPIGPYHRNRSSPGIEKEKVRSAGWLQCLSEEHAKAGLTGLMEELEPLARQCYDADGISDMRPEQLSSLLLNDGCYLLLLFVDYVSITSNRSSPAPGDDGRLPPAPVISGNTLVRDTIFLLENQIPLFVLQRLHERVTGGTSSILDCMAEPVQEILHKLLFISKKPRPAPPTCSHLLHLVHAYLQPRAPPPPAAEEENTAVAWRRSRRRRLTGRWRLATEYQRYANVRFKPRDFEDHMESSVLDVQHDRGTLRIPRVRIDSNTWTVLRNLMALEEQAQYRRRSVTAYCLFMSQVACTAVDVELLRRAGIVDHFLNNDEQAAQGFADLCRGVVMDVDDLERNYLKPLWHELEERYESRVEQLMGWFRQGQNVLIAATFVVVVILVACQVIQTFYAAAGRGQQP from the coding sequence ATGGCGAGAATAAGTGACGCCATCTCCATGGTCCGCGCGCAACTCCGTGGCGTGGACGACGACACCTACGCGCCACACTACGTGCCCATCGGTCCTTACCACCGCAACCGTTCGTCTCCAGGGATTGAGAAGGAGAAGGTCCGCTCCGCCGGCTGGCTGCAGTGCCTGTCCGAGGAGCACGCGAAAGCTGGTCTCACTGGTCTCATGGAGGAGCTGGAGCCCCTGGCGAGACAGTGCTACGACGCCGATGGGATCAGCGACATGAGGCCGGAGCAGTTGTCGAGTCTTCTACTGAATGACGGGTGCTACCTGCTGCTCCTCTTCGTGGACTACGTGTCCATCACTAGCAACCGCTCTTCTCCAGCTCCAGGTGATGATGGGCGGCTGCCGCCCGCACCGGTCATCAGCGGCAACACGTTGGTACGCGACACCATCTTCCTCCTCGAGAACCAGATACCTTTGTTCGTTCTGCAGAGGCTCCACGAGCGCGTCACGGGAGGCACCAGCTCCATTCTCGACTGCATGGCGGAGCCTGTCCAGGAGATTCTCCACAAACTGCTCTTCATCAGCAAGAAGCCACGGCCGGCACCTCCGACGTGCTCGCACCTGCTGCACCTGGTGCACGCCTATCTCCAACccagagctccgccgccgccggctgcaGAGGAAGAGAACACGGCGGTGGCGTGGCGCCGCAGTCGCCGTCGCCGTCTTACTGGACGCTGGCGCCTTGCGACAGAGTACCAGAGGTACGCCAACGTGCGGTTCAAGCCTCGGGACTTTGAGGACCACATGGAGTCTTCCGTCCTCGACGTGCAGCACGACCGGGGCACGCTTCGGATCCCTCGCGTGCGTATCGACAGCAACACCTGGACGGTCCTGCGTAACCTGATGGCGCTGGAGGAGCAGGCACAGTACCGCCGGAGGTCCGTCACGGCGTACTGCCTCTTCATGTCGCAGGTGGCGTGCACGGCTGTGGACGTCGAGCTCCTGCGGCGGGCAGGGATCGTCGACCACTTCCTCAACAACGACGAGCAGGCCGCTCAAGGCTTCGCTGACCTCTGCAGAGGTGTGGTCATGGACGTCGACGACCTCGAAAGGAACTACCTCAAGCCCTTGTGGCACGAGCTGGAGGAGCGCTACGAAAGCCGTGTGGAGCAACTCATGGGGTGGTTCCGCCAGGGCCAGAACGTCCTGATTGCTGCCACGTTTGTTGTGGTTGTCATCCTTGTTGCCTGTCAAGTGATCCAAACGTTCTATGCAGCCGCTGGCCGTGGACAGCAGCCTTAG